A genome region from Rhodopseudomonas boonkerdii includes the following:
- a CDS encoding amidohydrolase family protein, translating into MPTIDTLFISAKLPDGTLNDVAVAGGLIAGITPSGGTPAATETIDLGGALVIPSFVEGHIHLDTSFYGDVWRPHVPYSNGFKVQERVAIQADNMAKAAPMAERATSQLELCLGHGSTRMRSHVMVDGSVGLKSLETILAVREAHRELIDVQLVAFPQSGILRSPGTPDLLDAAFDLGADVIGGLDPGGFDRDVEKHLDVVFGIAERRGVDVDIHLHDPSMLGIFEIEQICARTRALGMQGHVAISHAYSLGDVGADVVQRTAETLAASGVAIMTNAPGARPFPPVKVLRAAGVTVFGGCDNIRDSWWPYGDGDMLGRAMMIGYRSGFNTDEDLTLAFDIVTSGGARALRLDDHGLRIGAKADFVAIDAPHVPQAVVDLPKRRAVYKNGRLVARDGEIVRKA; encoded by the coding sequence ATGCCCACCATCGATACACTTTTCATCTCCGCAAAATTGCCGGACGGCACGTTGAACGACGTCGCCGTGGCCGGCGGACTTATCGCTGGGATCACGCCCAGCGGCGGCACGCCTGCCGCAACCGAGACGATCGATCTCGGCGGCGCGCTCGTCATTCCGTCCTTCGTCGAAGGCCACATCCATCTCGACACCAGCTTCTACGGCGATGTCTGGCGGCCGCATGTGCCCTATTCCAATGGCTTCAAGGTGCAGGAGCGCGTGGCGATCCAGGCCGATAACATGGCGAAGGCTGCGCCGATGGCCGAACGGGCGACAAGCCAGCTCGAACTCTGCCTCGGTCACGGCAGCACGCGGATGCGCAGCCATGTGATGGTCGATGGCTCGGTGGGGCTGAAGTCGCTGGAGACGATCCTCGCGGTGCGCGAAGCGCATCGCGAACTCATCGACGTCCAGCTCGTGGCCTTCCCGCAGAGCGGAATCCTGCGCAGCCCGGGGACGCCCGATCTGCTTGATGCGGCCTTCGATCTCGGCGCCGACGTGATCGGCGGTCTTGATCCCGGCGGTTTCGACCGCGATGTCGAGAAGCATCTTGATGTCGTGTTCGGGATTGCCGAGCGCCGCGGGGTCGATGTCGATATCCATCTGCACGATCCCTCCATGCTCGGCATTTTCGAAATCGAGCAGATCTGTGCGCGCACGCGCGCGCTCGGCATGCAGGGCCATGTCGCCATCAGCCACGCCTATTCGCTCGGCGATGTCGGTGCCGATGTGGTGCAGCGGACCGCCGAGACGCTGGCCGCGAGCGGCGTCGCCATCATGACCAATGCGCCGGGCGCGCGGCCGTTTCCGCCGGTGAAGGTGTTGCGCGCGGCGGGCGTCACCGTGTTCGGCGGCTGCGACAATATCCGTGACAGCTGGTGGCCCTATGGCGACGGCGACATGCTCGGCCGCGCCATGATGATCGGCTACCGTTCGGGCTTCAACACGGACGAAGACCTGACGCTCGCCTTCGACATCGTCACATCGGGCGGCGCCAGGGCGTTGCGGCTGGACGATCATGGCCTGCGCATCGGCGCCAAGGCTGATTTCGTCGCCATCGATGCCCCGCATGTGCCGCAGGCTGTCGTCGATCTCCCCAAGCGCCGCGCGGTCTACAAGAACGGCCGGCTGGTGGCGCGGGACGGCGAGATCGTTCGAAAGGCTTGA
- a CDS encoding gamma-glutamyltransferase family protein has product MLETPRARRGMVTSPHHLASQAGLDVLKDGGTAVEAAIATAAALAVVYPHMTGIGGDGFWLIAEPGKTPVTVDACGRAGAAVDLAYYAKHGVSAIPFRGPLAANTVAGTVSGWQKALDVSKHWQTPLSHGRLLDSAIYYAENGIVVTRSQSELTAEKSAELKGQPNFAATFMPNGQAPAEGDVLKLPALGATLRRLAADGFESFYKGKLADSIAADLAKVESPVTAADLQQHQASERPPLTTTVRGAQLFNMAPPTQGLSSLMILAMFDRLGVTQAEGFDHIHGLVEATKQAFIVRDEHVGDPDHMTVDPAIFLEEAKLDELARRIDRKTALPWPHIRKPGDTIWLGVIDGQGRSVSFIQSVYFEFGSGVVLPETGICWQNRGASFRLAESGWNALKPGRKPFHTLNPAMAIFDDGRRMVYGNMGGEGQPQTQSAVFSRYGMFGMPLQQAVTAPRWLLGKTWGDESVTLKVEDRFDPALIQQLRDAGHVVEVLGSYTGTMGHAGAIVLHENGVLEGATDPRSDGAVAAW; this is encoded by the coding sequence ATGCTTGAAACACCGCGCGCGCGCCGGGGCATGGTGACCTCGCCGCATCATCTGGCGTCGCAGGCCGGCCTCGATGTGCTCAAGGACGGCGGCACCGCCGTCGAAGCCGCGATCGCCACGGCGGCGGCGCTGGCGGTGGTCTATCCGCATATGACCGGTATCGGCGGTGACGGCTTCTGGCTGATCGCCGAACCCGGCAAGACACCGGTGACGGTGGATGCCTGCGGCCGCGCCGGTGCGGCCGTCGATCTCGCTTATTATGCGAAGCACGGCGTTTCGGCGATTCCGTTCCGCGGCCCGCTCGCCGCCAATACCGTGGCCGGCACGGTATCCGGTTGGCAGAAGGCACTGGATGTCTCGAAACACTGGCAGACACCGCTGTCCCACGGGCGCCTGCTGGACAGCGCGATCTATTATGCCGAGAACGGCATTGTGGTCACGCGCAGCCAGTCCGAACTCACCGCCGAGAAATCCGCGGAGCTCAAGGGCCAGCCAAACTTCGCCGCGACCTTCATGCCGAACGGTCAGGCACCTGCGGAAGGCGATGTGCTGAAGCTGCCGGCGCTTGGCGCCACGCTCAGGCGCCTCGCTGCCGATGGTTTCGAGAGCTTCTACAAGGGTAAGCTTGCGGACAGCATCGCCGCCGATCTTGCCAAGGTGGAGTCACCGGTCACGGCCGCCGACTTGCAGCAGCATCAGGCCAGTGAGCGCCCGCCGCTGACGACGACCGTGCGCGGCGCGCAACTGTTCAACATGGCGCCGCCGACGCAAGGTTTGTCGTCGCTGATGATCCTCGCGATGTTCGATCGTCTCGGCGTGACGCAGGCGGAAGGTTTCGATCATATCCATGGTCTGGTCGAGGCCACCAAGCAGGCCTTCATCGTCCGTGACGAGCATGTCGGCGATCCCGATCACATGACCGTCGATCCCGCGATCTTCCTCGAGGAAGCCAAGCTCGACGAACTAGCTCGCCGCATCGATCGCAAGACCGCGCTGCCGTGGCCGCATATCCGCAAGCCCGGCGACACGATCTGGCTCGGTGTGATCGACGGCCAGGGACGTTCGGTGTCGTTCATCCAGTCGGTCTATTTCGAATTCGGCTCCGGCGTGGTGCTGCCGGAAACCGGCATCTGCTGGCAGAATCGTGGCGCCTCGTTCCGCCTTGCCGAGAGCGGCTGGAATGCACTGAAACCGGGCCGCAAGCCTTTCCACACGCTCAATCCGGCGATGGCGATCTTCGATGACGGCCGCCGCATGGTCTATGGCAACATGGGCGGCGAAGGGCAGCCGCAGACGCAGTCCGCGGTGTTTTCGCGCTATGGCATGTTTGGCATGCCGCTGCAGCAGGCGGTGACTGCGCCGCGCTGGCTGCTCGGCAAGACCTGGGGCGACGAGAGTGTCACGCTGAAGGTGGAGGATCGGTTCGATCCGGCCTTGATCCAGCAGTTGCGCGATGCCGGTCATGTTGTTGAGGTGCTCGGCAGCTATACCGGCACCATGGGCCATGCCGGTGCCATCGTGCTGCACGAGAACGGCGTGCTGGAAGGCGCGACGGATCCGAGGTCGGATGGTGCCGTGGCGGCGTGGTGA
- a CDS encoding class I adenylate-forming enzyme family protein, with the protein MPERTAPATRHEALYGDRVVACFKDRPLSVDAMFRAAVARKPDGIALVLGDRRITYAELDRMAENIARNLTAAGFRKGERIAMLLGNGLEFVFCALGAGRAGMIVVPLNTRQRAPEVDYVLQQCGASALVYDADCETNLPAPRAELRRQWVVGDGRATSFAELMAEAPAIAFPALHQEDTACLLYTSGTTGNPKGAMLTHASIIHSVLNFQHGYNLGDNDVTMLAVPASHVTGLVALILTTVNVAGTLVIMPAFKAPEFLALAARERMTYTLMVPAMYNLCLLQPDFDRHDLSCWRIAGFGGAPMPDATITRLAEALPKLNLCNAYGSTETTSPATMFPPGSPAEKINSVGRPVTGAHIIVADDEGREVPRGEDGELLIAGAMVVPGYWDNPAATRTGFVGGYWRSGDIGRMDEDGYVYVVDRKKDMINRAGFKIYCTEVENVMSHHPAIVESAVVGKPDPVLGERVHAFAYSPDGGDEADIRTYCAERLSDYKVPESITFLSEPLPRNANGKILKTELRKMMAV; encoded by the coding sequence ATGCCAGAGCGAACTGCCCCCGCGACCCGCCATGAGGCGCTCTACGGCGACCGCGTCGTCGCCTGTTTCAAGGACCGTCCACTCTCCGTCGACGCCATGTTTCGCGCCGCCGTCGCGCGCAAGCCCGATGGCATCGCGCTGGTGCTCGGCGACCGGCGCATCACTTATGCCGAGCTCGACCGCATGGCCGAGAATATCGCCCGCAATTTGACTGCCGCCGGCTTCCGGAAAGGCGAGCGTATCGCGATGCTGCTCGGCAATGGTCTGGAGTTCGTTTTTTGCGCGCTGGGCGCCGGCCGCGCCGGCATGATCGTCGTCCCGCTCAATACGCGACAGCGTGCGCCGGAGGTCGATTATGTGCTGCAGCAGTGCGGAGCATCGGCGCTGGTCTACGACGCCGATTGCGAAACCAACCTGCCCGCGCCGCGCGCCGAATTGCGCCGGCAATGGGTGGTCGGCGATGGCCGCGCCACATCCTTCGCCGAACTGATGGCCGAAGCGCCCGCCATCGCCTTTCCCGCTCTGCATCAGGAGGACACCGCCTGTCTGCTCTATACATCCGGCACCACAGGCAATCCGAAAGGCGCGATGCTCACCCATGCCAGCATCATCCATTCGGTCCTGAACTTCCAGCACGGCTACAACCTGGGGGACAACGATGTCACCATGCTGGCCGTGCCGGCCTCGCACGTCACCGGACTGGTCGCGCTGATCCTCACCACCGTCAATGTCGCGGGGACTCTCGTCATCATGCCCGCCTTCAAGGCGCCGGAGTTTCTCGCCCTCGCCGCCCGCGAGCGCATGACCTACACGCTGATGGTGCCGGCGATGTACAATCTCTGCCTGCTGCAGCCGGACTTCGACAGGCACGACCTGTCCTGCTGGCGCATCGCCGGCTTCGGCGGCGCTCCGATGCCGGACGCGACCATCACGCGTCTCGCAGAGGCGCTGCCGAAACTCAATCTCTGCAATGCCTATGGCTCGACCGAAACGACGTCACCCGCAACGATGTTTCCGCCGGGTTCGCCCGCTGAAAAGATCAACTCGGTAGGCCGACCTGTGACAGGCGCCCATATCATCGTTGCCGATGACGAGGGGCGCGAGGTGCCGCGCGGCGAGGACGGCGAATTGCTGATCGCCGGCGCCATGGTGGTGCCGGGCTATTGGGACAATCCGGCAGCGACGCGAACGGGCTTCGTCGGCGGCTATTGGCGCTCCGGCGATATCGGGCGCATGGACGAAGACGGCTATGTTTATGTCGTCGATCGCAAGAAGGACATGATCAACCGCGCCGGCTTCAAGATCTACTGCACCGAGGTCGAGAATGTGATGTCGCATCATCCCGCCATCGTCGAGAGCGCCGTGGTGGGCAAACCGGATCCGGTGCTGGGCGAGCGCGTGCACGCCTTCGCTTATAGTCCCGATGGCGGCGACGAGGCCGATATCCGCACCTACTGCGCGGAGCGATTGAGCGACTACAAGGTGCCGGAGAGCATCACGTTCTTGAGCGAACCGCTGCCGCGGAATGCCAACGGCAAGATATTGAAGACCGAATTGCGGAAGATGATGGCCGTTTAG
- the dmeF gene encoding CDF family Co(II)/Ni(II) efflux transporter DmeF: MPTQGDIDALAHDHMFLGDSHDENARRTLWVVALTALMMVGEIVAGTVFNSMALLADGFHMATHAVALAVAAGAYAYARRNAHNRRFTFGTGKVGDLAGFASALVLAMIAIGIATESAQRLFNPSPVAFGEATVIAVIGLIVNIASALLLSAGHHHGHHDHAHDHDDHHGVHHHDNNMRSAFMHVLADALTSVLAIAALLAGRYLDWVWLDPVMGIVGGIVIASWSWNLLRDTSRVLLDTSDPHLEQEIREEVERAGDARIFDLHVWRIGPGAHAAIVAFSGAASADAVRQRLAAVHELRHVTVEARENALDPR, from the coding sequence ATGCCTACCCAAGGCGACATAGACGCTCTCGCTCACGATCACATGTTTCTCGGCGACAGCCACGACGAGAACGCGCGCCGTACCCTGTGGGTGGTCGCGCTGACGGCGCTGATGATGGTCGGCGAGATCGTCGCCGGCACGGTGTTCAATTCCATGGCGCTGCTGGCCGACGGCTTTCACATGGCGACGCATGCCGTGGCGCTTGCCGTAGCGGCCGGCGCCTATGCCTATGCCCGGCGCAACGCGCATAACCGTCGCTTCACTTTCGGCACCGGCAAGGTCGGCGATCTCGCCGGCTTCGCGTCGGCGCTGGTGTTGGCCATGATTGCGATCGGCATCGCGACCGAATCCGCGCAACGGCTGTTCAACCCGTCCCCGGTCGCTTTCGGCGAGGCCACGGTGATCGCCGTCATCGGCCTGATCGTGAATATTGCAAGCGCGCTCCTTCTCAGCGCCGGCCATCATCACGGCCACCACGATCACGCGCATGACCACGATGATCATCACGGCGTGCATCATCACGACAACAACATGCGCTCCGCCTTCATGCATGTGCTGGCCGATGCGCTGACCTCGGTGCTGGCCATCGCCGCCCTGCTCGCGGGCCGTTATCTGGACTGGGTCTGGCTCGATCCGGTGATGGGCATTGTCGGCGGCATCGTGATCGCGAGCTGGTCGTGGAATCTGCTGCGCGACACATCCCGCGTCCTGCTCGACACCTCCGATCCGCATCTCGAACAGGAGATCCGCGAGGAGGTCGAGCGCGCCGGCGATGCTCGCATCTTCGATCTGCATGTCTGGCGCATCGGTCCGGGCGCCCATGCCGCCATCGTGGCTTTCTCCGGCGCCGCAAGCGCCGATGCCGTGCGGCAACGGCTCGCAGCCGTGCATGAGCTTCGGCATGTGACGGTGGAAGCTCGTGAGAACGCGCTTGATCCTCGTTGA
- a CDS encoding metal/formaldehyde-sensitive transcriptional repressor, translated as MSHLIADKAKLLARVRRLSGQMAAIEKAIAEDAGCAPILHQVAGVRGAVNGLMDELIENHVRDHVAHPKLSAAARAEGAEELIAAIRRYAK; from the coding sequence ATGTCCCACCTGATCGCCGACAAGGCCAAACTGCTCGCCCGAGTCCGCCGCCTGTCCGGCCAGATGGCAGCCATCGAGAAGGCCATCGCGGAGGATGCCGGCTGCGCCCCGATCCTGCATCAGGTCGCGGGCGTGCGCGGTGCCGTGAACGGACTGATGGACGAGCTGATCGAGAACCACGTCCGCGACCACGTCGCCCATCCCAAGCTTTCCGCCGCCGCGCGTGCCGAGGGCGCGGAGGAACTGATCGCCGCGATCCGGCGCTACGCCAAATAG
- a CDS encoding SpoVR family protein, producing the protein MTTFSKGERLFEGADWDFRTIQRIHDACEEIALNELGLDVYPNQIEVITAEQMLDAYSSIGMPLYYKHWSFGKQFAHQEASYRKGLMGLAYEIVINSSPCISYLMEENTATMQTLVIAHAAFGHNHFFKNNYLFKQWTDAHGILDYLDFAKAYVAQCEEKHGSIAVEQTLDAAHALMSHGVDRYPGKKSLDLRAEEKRAMERREHEEASFNDLWRTVPTGPSKKRAELSAERRRALLGLPQENLLYFLEKTAPRLHTWQRELLRIVRNIAQYFYPQGQTKVMNEGTATYVHYRIMTALHERGQISDGNFLEFLGSHTNVVFQPDFDSKYFSGFNPYALGFAMMQDIERIVTHPEDEDREWFPDIAGKGDVMGVLRDIWANYRDESFISQFLSPRLMRNMRMFHLHDDPADTSGILVEAIHNERGYRSVRRALSRQYDVGLIDANIEVVDVDLAGDRRLMLRHSVLDGALLNEPDTKRVLQHLADLWSYDVSLAEVDASGSVLKEHVAHPRVMAAAA; encoded by the coding sequence ATGACGACCTTCAGCAAGGGTGAACGGCTTTTCGAAGGTGCCGACTGGGACTTCAGGACGATCCAGCGCATCCACGACGCCTGCGAGGAGATCGCGCTCAACGAGCTCGGTCTCGACGTCTATCCGAACCAGATCGAAGTCATTACTGCCGAGCAGATGCTCGACGCTTATTCGTCCATCGGCATGCCGCTCTATTACAAGCACTGGTCGTTCGGCAAGCAGTTCGCGCATCAGGAGGCGTCCTATCGCAAGGGTCTGATGGGCCTCGCCTATGAGATCGTGATCAACTCCTCGCCCTGCATCTCCTATCTGATGGAGGAGAACACGGCGACCATGCAGACGCTGGTGATCGCGCATGCCGCCTTCGGGCACAATCACTTCTTCAAGAACAACTATCTGTTCAAGCAGTGGACCGATGCCCACGGCATCCTCGACTATCTCGATTTCGCCAAGGCCTATGTGGCGCAATGCGAGGAAAAACATGGCAGCATCGCCGTCGAACAGACGCTGGATGCCGCTCATGCGCTCATGTCCCACGGTGTCGATCGGTATCCCGGCAAGAAGTCGCTCGACCTGCGCGCCGAGGAAAAGCGCGCCATGGAGCGCCGAGAGCATGAGGAAGCGTCGTTCAACGACCTCTGGCGCACGGTACCGACCGGCCCTTCGAAGAAGCGGGCGGAACTCAGTGCCGAGCGCCGTCGCGCGCTGCTCGGCCTGCCGCAGGAAAACCTGCTGTACTTCCTGGAAAAGACTGCGCCGCGCCTGCACACCTGGCAGCGCGAGTTGCTGCGCATCGTCCGCAACATCGCACAGTATTTCTACCCACAGGGCCAGACCAAGGTCATGAACGAAGGCACGGCGACTTACGTGCACTATCGCATCATGACAGCCCTGCATGAGCGCGGGCAGATCTCGGATGGCAACTTCCTGGAGTTTCTGGGATCGCACACCAACGTGGTGTTCCAGCCGGATTTCGACAGCAAGTATTTCTCCGGCTTCAACCCCTATGCCCTCGGCTTCGCGATGATGCAGGACATCGAGCGCATCGTGACCCATCCGGAAGACGAGGACCGCGAGTGGTTTCCGGATATCGCCGGCAAGGGCGACGTCATGGGTGTGCTGCGCGACATCTGGGCCAATTATCGCGACGAGAGCTTCATCAGCCAGTTCCTGTCGCCGCGCCTGATGCGGAACATGCGGATGTTCCACCTGCATGACGATCCCGCCGACACCTCGGGCATCCTCGTCGAGGCCATTCACAACGAGCGCGGTTACCGCAGCGTCCGCCGCGCGCTGTCGCGGCAGTATGACGTCGGGCTCATCGACGCCAATATCGAGGTCGTCGACGTCGATCTCGCCGGCGACCGTCGGCTGATGCTCAGGCACTCGGTTCTCGACGGCGCGCTTCTCAACGAACCCGATACCAAGCGCGTGCTGCAGCATCTGGCCGACCTGTGGAGTTACGACGTCTCGCTGGCCGAGGTCGATGCTTCCGGTTCCGTGCTGAAAGAGCATGTCGCTCATCCCCGCGTGATGGCCGCCGCCGCCTGA
- a CDS encoding YeaH/YhbH family protein, translating to MHIVDRRLNPSGKSLENRQRFLRRAKTLVQGAVKKASEDRDIKEVLEGGEVTIPLDGMNEPRFHREGGVRDRVLPGNKKFVEGDILQRPQSKSGGGNGAGEGDGEDAFRFVLSRDEFVDIFLDDLELPDLSKRKLAEVENEGLRRAGYTTTGSPANISIGRTVRLALARRVALQRPRPETIAQLEAELDDCNDERRPALLAEIERLKSKAKRIPFIDPIDIRYRRFETMPKPVAQAVMFCLMDVSGSMSEHMKDLAKRFYMLLYVFLTRRYKKVEIVFIRHTDRAEEVDEQTFFHGPASGGTLVSSALETMHEIVQSRFRPADWNIYAAQASDGDNSYADSDRTGVLLKDMILPVSQFFAYLEVGESGGHPFEMSESSLWTLYQRLRSEGEPLSMRKVNDRSEIFPVFHDLFQRRTGKEVAP from the coding sequence ATGCATATCGTCGATCGGCGCCTCAACCCGAGTGGCAAGAGCCTGGAAAATCGGCAACGGTTTTTACGGCGCGCGAAGACTCTGGTGCAGGGTGCAGTGAAGAAAGCCTCCGAGGACCGCGATATCAAGGAGGTCCTCGAAGGCGGCGAAGTCACGATCCCGCTCGACGGCATGAATGAGCCACGTTTCCATCGCGAGGGCGGGGTGCGCGACCGCGTGCTCCCCGGCAACAAGAAATTCGTCGAAGGCGATATCCTGCAGCGGCCGCAATCCAAGAGCGGCGGCGGCAACGGGGCCGGCGAAGGCGACGGCGAAGACGCATTTCGTTTCGTCCTCAGCCGCGACGAGTTCGTCGATATATTTCTCGACGATCTCGAACTGCCCGATCTCTCCAAGCGCAAGCTTGCCGAGGTCGAAAACGAAGGCCTGCGCCGCGCAGGCTATACGACAACGGGCTCACCCGCGAATATCTCTATCGGGCGGACCGTGCGCCTCGCGCTGGCGCGGCGCGTCGCACTTCAGCGACCACGCCCCGAGACGATCGCGCAACTCGAAGCCGAGCTGGACGATTGCAACGATGAACGCCGCCCGGCTTTGCTGGCCGAAATCGAACGCCTGAAGTCGAAGGCGAAACGCATTCCGTTCATCGATCCCATCGACATCCGCTATCGCCGCTTCGAGACCATGCCCAAACCGGTGGCGCAGGCTGTCATGTTCTGCCTGATGGACGTCTCGGGTTCCATGTCCGAGCATATGAAGGACCTCGCCAAGCGCTTCTACATGCTGCTCTACGTCTTCCTGACGCGGCGCTACAAGAAGGTGGAGATCGTCTTCATCCGTCACACCGATCGCGCCGAGGAGGTGGACGAACAGACCTTCTTCCATGGGCCGGCCTCCGGCGGCACGCTGGTATCGAGCGCGCTGGAAACCATGCACGAGATCGTGCAATCGCGCTTCCGCCCGGCCGACTGGAACATCTATGCCGCGCAGGCTTCCGACGGCGACAACTCCTATGCCGACAGCGACCGCACCGGCGTGCTGCTGAAAGACATGATCCTGCCGGTGTCGCAGTTCTTCGCCTATCTCGAAGTCGGCGAAAGCGGCGGCCACCCGTTCGAGATGTCGGAATCCTCACTGTGGACGCTGTACCAGCGGCTGCGCAGCGAGGGCGAACCGCTCTCCATGCGCAAGGTCAACGACCGCAGCGAGATTTTCCCGGTGTTCCACGACCTGTTCCAGCGCCGCACCGGTAAAGAGGTGGCTCCATGA
- a CDS encoding PrkA family serine protein kinase — MYNDSLFNAFARTFEARSQTDMSMSEYLESCRGDPMKYANAAERLLAAIGEPEMIDTAKDSRLGRIFLNRTIRSYPAFAGFHGMEDTIERIVAFFRHAAQGLEERKQILYLLGPVGGGKSSLAERLKQLMEVHPIYVLKAGDELSPVFESPLSLFDPDQLGPMIEEKYGIPRRRLTGLMSPWCYKRLEAFGGDISQFRVARIQPSRLRQIGIAKTEPGDENNQDISSLVGKVDIRKLETYAQNDPDAYSYSGGLNRANQGVLEFVEMFKAPIKMLHPLLTATQEGNYIGTENIGAIPFTGVILAHSNESEWQSFKANKNNEAFIDRICVIKVPYCLRVTEEQKIYEKLISGSELATAPCAPATLETLARFSVMSRLRKHENSTTFAKMRVYDGESLKESDPKARSVQEYKDAAGVDEGMDGVSTRFAFKILAATFNHDTSEVGADPVHLMYTLEQAIRREQLPDEVEKRYLEFIKAELVPRYAEFIGHEIQKAYLESYADYGQNLFDRYVDYADAWIEDQDFKDPDTGQMMDRELLNQELSKIEKPAGIANPKDFRNEVVKFSLRSRAHNSGKNPTWTSYEKIREVIEKRIFSQVEDLLPVISFGSKKDGETEKKHDDFVARMVERGYTERQVRRLVEWYMRVKQAG; from the coding sequence ATGTACAACGATTCTCTGTTCAATGCGTTCGCTCGAACCTTCGAAGCCCGGAGCCAGACGGACATGTCGATGTCCGAATATCTGGAGTCCTGCCGCGGCGACCCCATGAAATACGCGAACGCAGCGGAACGCCTCCTTGCTGCGATCGGTGAGCCTGAAATGATCGACACGGCCAAGGACTCCCGCCTTGGCCGTATTTTTTTGAACCGGACGATTCGATCCTATCCTGCATTCGCCGGCTTCCACGGCATGGAGGACACGATCGAGCGCATCGTCGCGTTCTTCCGCCATGCGGCGCAGGGCCTCGAAGAACGCAAGCAGATCCTCTATCTGCTCGGCCCGGTCGGCGGCGGCAAGTCGTCGCTCGCCGAACGGCTCAAGCAGCTGATGGAAGTCCATCCCATCTATGTGCTGAAGGCCGGCGACGAGCTCTCGCCAGTATTCGAGAGCCCGTTGTCGCTGTTCGATCCCGATCAGCTCGGCCCGATGATCGAGGAGAAGTACGGCATCCCGCGCCGTCGCCTCACCGGTCTGATGTCACCGTGGTGCTACAAGCGGCTCGAAGCCTTCGGCGGCGATATCTCACAGTTTCGTGTGGCGCGCATCCAGCCGTCGCGGCTGCGCCAGATCGGCATCGCCAAGACCGAACCGGGCGACGAGAACAACCAGGATATCTCCTCGCTGGTCGGCAAGGTGGATATCCGCAAACTCGAAACCTATGCGCAGAACGATCCCGACGCCTATTCCTATTCCGGCGGGCTCAACCGCGCCAACCAGGGCGTGCTTGAATTCGTCGAAATGTTCAAGGCGCCGATCAAGATGCTGCATCCGCTGCTCACTGCGACGCAGGAAGGCAACTATATCGGCACCGAGAACATCGGCGCGATTCCGTTCACGGGCGTGATCCTCGCCCACTCCAACGAATCGGAGTGGCAGAGCTTCAAGGCCAACAAGAACAACGAGGCCTTCATCGACCGCATCTGCGTGATCAAGGTGCCGTACTGCCTGCGCGTCACTGAAGAACAGAAGATCTACGAGAAGCTGATTTCGGGCTCCGAACTTGCCACGGCGCCCTGCGCGCCGGCCACGCTGGAGACCCTGGCCCGCTTCTCGGTCATGTCGCGTCTGCGCAAGCACGAGAACTCCACCACGTTTGCGAAGATGAGGGTCTATGACGGCGAAAGCCTGAAGGAATCCGATCCGAAGGCGCGCAGCGTGCAGGAATACAAGGACGCCGCCGGTGTTGACGAAGGCATGGACGGCGTCTCGACGCGGTTTGCATTCAAGATCCTCGCCGCGACCTTCAATCACGACACGTCGGAGGTCGGCGCGGATCCCGTGCATCTGATGTACACGCTGGAACAGGCGATCCGGCGCGAACAGCTGCCCGATGAAGTCGAGAAGCGTTATCTCGAATTCATCAAGGCGGAACTGGTGCCGCGTTACGCGGAATTCATCGGCCATGAGATCCAGAAGGCATATCTGGAATCATATGCGGATTACGGCCAGAACCTGTTCGATCGCTACGTCGACTATGCCGACGCCTGGATCGAGGATCAGGACTTCAAGGACCCCGACACCGGCCAGATGATGGACCGCGAATTGCTCAATCAGGAACTGAGCAAGATCGAGAAGCCCGCCGGGATCGCCAACCCGAAGGACTTCCGCAACGAGGTCGTCAAGTTCTCGCTGCGCTCCCGGGCGCATAACAGCGGCAAGAATCCGACCTGGACCAGCTACGAGAAGATCCGCGAAGTCATCGAGAAGCGAATTTTTTCGCAGGTCGAGGACCTTCTCCCGGTCATCTCGTTTGGTTCGAAGAAGGACGGCGAGACCGAGAAGAAGCATGACGACTTCGTCGCCCGCATGGTCGAGCGCGGCTACACCGAACGCCAGGTGCGCCGGCTCGTCGAATGGTACATGCGGGTGAAGCAGGCCGGCTGA
- a CDS encoding DUF1178 family protein, whose protein sequence is MIRYNLRCDKGHGFESWFQSSGAYDSQVKRKLVTCPQCGSAKVEKAIMAPQLGRKGNQKQDSSAAQPADSTSLMMAPQEAELRAKLKELRDHIVKHADNVGEGFPDEARAMHYGDKEHRPIYGEASPEEARSLIDEGIEVTPIPVLPGDRN, encoded by the coding sequence ATGATTCGCTACAATCTACGTTGCGACAAGGGTCACGGTTTCGAAAGCTGGTTCCAGAGTTCGGGTGCTTATGACTCCCAAGTGAAGCGCAAGCTGGTGACTTGCCCCCAGTGCGGTTCGGCGAAGGTCGAGAAGGCCATCATGGCCCCGCAGCTCGGGCGCAAGGGCAATCAGAAGCAGGACAGCTCAGCCGCGCAACCTGCGGACAGCACTTCCTTGATGATGGCGCCGCAGGAAGCCGAACTGCGCGCCAAGCTGAAGGAGCTCCGCGATCACATCGTGAAGCATGCGGACAATGTCGGCGAAGGCTTTCCCGACGAGGCGCGCGCCATGCACTATGGCGACAAGGAGCACCGTCCGATCTACGGCGAGGCCTCTCCCGAAGAAGCCCGCTCCCTGATCGATGAAGGCATCGAGGTAACGCCGATTCCCGTGCTGCCGGGCGACCGGAACTAG